The genomic interval TCGAAACTAATGGACGAAAGTATAAGATAAGAGCAACCGAAGGACAATTAAGCGCGTCTTGATAAATGCTTCAACTTTCTCGATCTGGTATACCAGTCCACATTTGAAAAATCCGCGCCCATTGCCGCGGCGGTTGTtattgctgttgctgctgttgcggTGCCGTATCAGAAACACGCGGCCGTTTAGGATCATTCGGTCCCGGTGCGGGAGGATCTGCAGGAGGGGGATGTGAACCGGGGGACGCATTTGCATTTGTGACGTCGCTCAAGGGCGGTCTTTTGCCGTTCGCATTCATATTctggggaggtggagggACACTGCCCCCTCTAGTCATTGCCGCTGCAGGGCCAGGCGAGTTCCGCGCATCGATATTTGGCCGCGTCAGGGGACGGTAGGAAGAAGTAGACGGGCCGCGATGCACGGGACTGCCGACTCCGCCCCCAGGAACGCCACCAGGAGCACCGACTCGGCGCTGCATGTCTGCGGCAGGGTTGATGAAGTCGCGGGAGGACGATCCAGAGGGAGACCCGCCGGTGAGCATGGGTTTGGAGATTGGGACGCTCTTGGTGTGATCCACCCCTGCGGTTTTGCGGATCGAGGGGCTCTCAGCGTGTGGGTCGAATTGGGGTGctgctgccggtggtgcGCCGCTGGGATTATCGCGGAGTAGATCCACTGCTCGCGCGGAGTAGAATCCGGTGGACGGGGTGCTTTGTGGTGGACGCATGTCTTGGTTGACGGCAGGCCCGGGCTCTCTTGTCGCTGGCGGCTGGGCATTGGTGTTCTGAGGGGGGCGTGGCTGGGGCGCTGCTGATGGCCCAGCATTCGCCAGACCAGGTGTAGGTCGTCGTTGGGCTGCAGATTGATCGGGGATGGCTGGCGGGTTTTGTCGTGCATTCTGAGGGCCTGGTGGTGGCAGTCTGGCAGCTGCTCCAGCCGCGCTCCATCTATCTGGCTTTGAAGGCGTGACAGCAGCCGCGTCAAATCTTCCCGGGGGCCCTCGCTGTGCACCGGGGCCATTCAGCGGCGTGGGAGGTTGCTGTCGTCTATTGGCGTCTGGGTCTATTGTGATCTCATCAGGATTGTCCGTGTTTGTTACCACGAAATCGGCTTCATCGAAAACGTCGCCTGGATATGATCAGCAAGGTCGTTGATGGGATGATTCATGTTTCATACTGCCAAACTCGCCATCGGCCTCAAATATGACATTACTCTCAGCATTGCTGCGGCTTCCAGTGCCTGCCagtcgaggaggaggaggaagatcatcgtcctcttGCAACCGGTTTTGTGGGACGGGCTCTCTCTTCATCGGAGGAGCAGGATCCTTCTTAACTGGCGCATAGTCAGGGTGTCGATGGAGATCGTCGATATCCCATCTAGCCTATAACCCAGAGTGAGTATGAAAAAGCAGGACCTCGAAGGTGCCTTACTGGTGCAGCCTTGACTTTGGTCACCTTGGAAACATAGTCCTTGTCGTAGATACAGTTGCCCAAGACGTTGCCAAAGTTCCTCAAGGTTCGTTTCAAGGCGTCTGTCGtcccttctttcttggccttctcaAAACCTGCCGCCTTGCCCTTGCAGTTCTCGATGTGGCCGTATCCAATATCCTAGCAGACCAATCAGCCCCGGGATCCTAATCGAAAGACGCAACGCATTACCTCGTGAAATGTACCATCCCGCAAAGTCACTCGGACTATCACGGACAGCCCCAGGTTAATCTTGCCCGTATTCGGATTCTCCTCGACCTGAATGACCCGAAATCAGCCCAACTCTCTCACCACAAGGCGTATAAGATGCAACGAACAAAGTCAATCTGAACATTCTGAATCGAGCTGGACCAGCCATTAAACCCAAACACCTCGTTCGCAAGGTTGATACACTTGTCAGCCGCAAGATAGTGCACCTTAGTCCCCGCGGCACCAGGTCGTGAGGAGATGTATTCGGGGCCGAGTTTCTTATCGAGCCGCGCTTGCAGCGTGGCGATTTCCTGGGCGGTGTACTCTGACATGCGGCGCTGGGGTTCCTCGAAAGGGTTGTTCGTTGTGCTAGCTGGTGCGTTGGGCATCGTGATGCATCCTGGGTTGCTGCGGTGTTGGTCGCCGACACTGGGAGAGACGCGGTCAGTGCTCGAGTCCATGGGTTATGTCGTGGTTCCCTATTAGTCTCACGCTGGCATCTTCTGGCAATGGAGCAGGAAAGTCGAGTTGGGTAtttggaggatggggagggcGTGTTGTCGCGCCTCTATCAGGAGACACGGGCAAGGCGCGTGGTCACGTGGTGATAACCAAGCTCTTATCGTGTCGAGTATACAAAGAATCGATTAGGATTACAAAGTGGATTGACACAACGGATGGGATTTCAGTTTATTTTCCGTGGTTGAATGGAATTAAAAACAACCAGAGTATTGGCCCAATCATTGAATGACAAGACTTGCACTAGGCACGAGCCCAAGCTCCTTCAGACTCTCTCCAAAGTACTCTGCATCAAACACCTTCTTGGGAAAGTTCTGAGTGAAGCTCTGTACATCGAGTCCTTCATCCTGTTTCAGGGCTGCAGCAACCTCAAAGAGTGTGGTGGTGACCGGGAATGTTTTCATCACATTGCCTTTCGAGGTCTGGAAACGCATGCGAGTCTCGGTGTAGGCGGAAGCAGGCTTGGACGCAACGGGGCCCGATGTGGTCGGCGCTGGAGCTgccgctggcggcggtggaggagccACGCCAGCCCGTTCAGCTCGCTCGCGCTCAGCCTTCAGCCGGCGCTCCTCTTTAtccgcctcgatcttggctttgatcctcttcttcgcctccacttcctcgagTTTCTCCCGCTTCTTTGCCGCAgcctccttcatctgctgTTTCCGTTCCAGTTCCTCTTTGGCGGCCTGGCTCTCTTTGGTGCTCTTTCTCCGAATCTCCTGGGGAGGATATTAACGAGAATCCGACCAGAAACGCCAAATCCCATACGTACCTCGTTTCTCTTCTTATCGGCCTTATCCTGCTCCGACTGCACGGCgcgcttctccgccagcttcTGCCGCAACTCCTCCagtctttccttcttctgctcctccgtcaaGGGGGCGATATCCTCGGTCGACTCGGAGAAATCGACATGCTGCGACTTGGATGCATGGAACTCGGCCTGTGCTTGGCTGCGGAACTTCTTGCCGCAGTCGTTGCACACCAGGCTGCGCGCCTCTTCGCCCGGTTGCAAGGCGGgaccctcctcgtcatccgcTTGTtcggccttgatctcctctAGCGACTTGTCCTGGTTTGTCTCGAGCCATTCGAGCGCGCCTTGCACTGCGCGGATAATTAGACAGGTATTGGTATGGGTGAGGTGACTTACGGCCTCCGGCCTTGGAGACTGCCAGCTGCGCACGTTCCTTGTCGAAGCCCATTTCAATGAGCTGGTCCAGGTcggacgccatggtggatgggtgaGGTGAAGTGAGGTAGCTGTGGCCAGCTACACCCGGTtgagagaagaaggatggacgggaagaaggtggtggatgtAGTAGTTGATGTGGAGGAGAGCAGCTTCCGGGTGACTGACGTATTTAGGAAAGGCGGCGAGCGACAGATTGCGGGATGGGATGGCCCCGCTAGCAACAACAGTAGTATTACTACGGGACATGGTTCAGGTACCACAATAGGTGTGTATGGTCAGGATATACCATTTGGTAGGAATGATTAGAATTATTATATAGCTCTAGCGAGGTCCAACATCAATTCGGGAATTCTGTGCCATGCCGGAGTTGAACCGGATAGGCGAGTTTCGGAAGTCAACAGAGATGTGTGTTTCTCCACAGCGACATCACATGCACTCGGCACGACGAACAGTGCCAGATAAACAATCATCCAACGACCCAATCGACTCCATGCCATGAGAATTAGTCCATCGACGCTCGAAACGAACAATCTCACTGCCTGCGAGTGACATCACATGACCCTGTGCTGAGTCATCTCTCCCCATGCTTGGCCAGCCAACCAAACCAACTCGACCAACTCCTGATCAACTCGACGCCCTTGACTGCCTTCTTCCCCGGTGTTCGCAAATCGCGCGCGCTACTCCGTGCTGCCCcgtctttcctttccttccatccatctctcTAACGTGTCGACGCCCGCCATGTCTATGGAAATCGATCCCCCCGAGCTGAGCTTCAAGCGTGAGTTGGCCACGTCCGCCCTGCCCGCGACTTCTCCCGCGGTGCCTTGCTAACCTGCCTCTGCGGTGCAGGCCCCTTCAACCATGAAGTGTGCCAGGTCCTGCATCTGAGCAACCTGAACGAGGAGGCCGTGGTATTCAAGGTACGTTTCTCTTGCTTCCCTCGGCATTTGTCATCTTCTGACATGTGTGCTCTTTTTCCCGGTCAACAGGTCAAAACCACCGCCCCGAAGCAGTATGTGGCTACTTTGCGATCCTCTGTGACTGCCTCGAGATATGTTGACTGATCATCCTGCAGTTACTGCGTACGCCCCAACTCCGGCCGTATTGAGCCCGGCAAGAGTGTCGATGTGCAGGGTTGGTTTATACTCGCTCTTATTTTTGACTCGCACGTGCTAATGGGATGGGTTTGGATAGTTCTGCTGCAGGCCATGAAGGAGGAGCCCGCTCTGGATGCGAAGTGCAAGGACAAGTTCCTGGTTCAGTCTGTGTCGGTCACTCGTGACATGGAGTTTGCGAACGTTACGTCGATCGTATGTGCAGACGTCCCACTCGATGTTTAGGCGCCCAAACTAATGATGCCCTGCAGTTCGAGAAAACCCCCAAGACTTCCGTGGTCGAGCGCAAGATCCGTGTGACCTGGCTGCAATCCGATGCGACCTCAGGctccggcgcaggcgaggTAAACAAACAACGATTGTCCCTCCTCCCGACGCTCTCAAACTAACATAACTCTAGACTATCGACGAAGATCTCCCAGCCTACAACTCTCCCGGCGGAGACTTTGAAACCCCCGCCCCAGGCCtgtcgacgaagaagagcaccgACGACACCTCCCCGCTCCCCCCTCCCAATTTCACCGAGAAGCCCATCAAAACCGAGTCCTCCCCCCAGCCGTCCCAAGAGGGGTTCATCGCAACCGCCAAGTCCGCTGTGGCCAGCATTCCTCAATCCTCAAGTGAAATGCAGGCCCAGCTCTCCGACGCACGAGAACAGATCCAGCGGCTCAAGGACCGCCTGGCAGATCAGGGCTTGCGGCAGCGGAAGACCGGCGGCGAGGCTGGCGGCAGTGCTCCCCCCGCCATGATGCGGCAGCAGAATTCGCAGAGCACGTCGGGCGTACCCCTCCAGATCGTGGCAGGTTTGTGCCTgatcagcttcttgatcgcatacttcttcttctagcccttttctttccgaCTCTGCGTGCTCATGGCCTCTCCGATCGCGTCACGTCTCCGACGACTTTTCTGTCCTTGTGTCTTGTCTCTTGAAGAgctcccttttctttttttcttttctctttcgtGACAGCATcagcccttcttctctgtctgtgttttcccttcccccttCCTCTTGTTCCCAGTATCGATATTTTATTTTACAATCCCTGCCGTgctgtctgtctggctgtCCGCCTCTCCGGGATCTGCAATGAATCCTCTGGAAGCTCGACGCCTGCTCTGCTgccctttctttctttttctattttcCTTTCCTACTTTGTCTAAGAACACGTTACGATGAACGGCACTGAGCGGCTCGTTTTCAATTTTGTCTTTTGCGATAGACGAATATCAAACTAGCTCCTCACAAGGTATTCCTTTTACTTTCCCTAACCGCCGTCGTAGCTTCCTACAGGTCGGTATGTAGGCAGTGTTCCAGTCTATATGATTATTGCATTGaagaaaccaacaaaaaGAAGCCTACTCTAGCACTGAATCTCACTCTCCTTCCACCCATCCCCTTCCTCTCCTGCCGGACCCGCCGACGCAGCAGAGATACCCTCCCCACCACGCCCATCAGtgccattcttcttcgtgctgtttcctcctccaccaccaacaacacgCCCACCCTGCGCCCGCTTCACGCGACACCACGGCCCAACATTCTTATCCAGGATAAAAGTCCAGATCACCCACACCCAGCTCCGATGGCACGGCAGCGGCTCGTAGAACTCCCTCGCCATCTCATGGAGCGCATACAATCTGGTCCAGGGGATGGCGGGGAAATCATGATGCTCGTTATGCAGGCCGACATTGTAAGTCAAGATATTCAGGGGCCCGTAGTAGGAGTATGTCTCTGGCGGGGGGAGCGAGTCCAATGGATGCTCCGGGGCACATTTCCCGGCCGCAGCGGATGCAGTTTTCAATTCAGAAAGACTCTCTGTTCCGCCACCCTGCGCCTTCGAAAAGAAGTAATGCTCAGCAATAAAATGCCCCGCGCAGGGGTGCAGCGAGCCTGCGAGAAACGAGCTAGCCACGAGATACAGCAGGGGCTGCAGCGAGCCGCCGCTGACCTGGGTGAGCACGTAGTCGAAGGATAGCTGCACGGCTaggttgaggaggtggatGGATGTGAAGGGCGGGCTGTAGATGAACATTGGGCGGACGGCGTAGAAGAGGATCTGGAATGTGCAGAAGAAAGTTTTGCCGAGGACGGagttgaggaagaaggcttCTAGTGCGGTGGGAAGGTCGGTGTCGAGGCCTGTTACGCCGAGGGATTTGTGGTGCGTCAGGTGGTAGGGCTGTGGGGGTTTTTCTTAGCTGTCATGTTGCATTTTATGTGGCGATGTTGAGAGTATGTATGTCCCATGGGAAAGGAGAATCTCACCCGAAAGGCAGCGCTATACGGCAACCCAATGGGCAAATTCGCAAAAATAGCCAACAGCCGATTGGCCAGGGCGGAGCGGAAAGCGAGGTTGTGTGATATTTCATGGATGGCCAGGAAAAGATTCTGGTTTGCCGTTGCTCCGATTAAGTAGGCGGTTGCCAGGAAGCGCCAGTCAAGTATGGAGGTGTTGCGGAGGAGATAGGCGCATGTGAGTTGGGtggagacgacggcgaggacgacatATTTCGTTAGTGGCTCTGGGCCGCAGAGTTTCGTGACCTAAATGGAAATAGGAGAGTTAGCATATGGGCATCAGGGAGAGGGGGAAGCTGGGAACggagttttttttttttttttgggtcgTCCACTCCCATGCGGGAATTGGATCCGAACAAGTAGACATACCTCCGGGTGGGCCTTGATTATGGCTTGCCGCCGTGAGCGGTGCGGCTCTTCGGTGTATGTCCAGAAGAAGTGGTCGTCAACGGCGGAGGCCTGCGGCGGAGGGATTCTGGTGGAGGTGGGCTGTGATgcggaggtggtggatggggatgtCTTCGCGGACACCCGTAGGTGCGGCGAGGCTGTTTCGATTGCAGACATGGAGAGAAAAACGAGTGTGCAGGTCTACATCGAAGGGAAGGagtgaagaaaagaaacaatGAAGTGAAACAAAAGATCCACGTGGGGCGACTCGGCACAGGCGGTGGACGGGCTTGGCACCAACTATAAATAACAGAAAATCGTTACAATTTCATCTAagtagaagaaaaaaaccaTTTACTTTATAAACCAGACACATATTTAATAGTCATCGCCGCGGCTGATCACCTCCTTTACATTCGGCCGCAGCACAAGAGTCTGTGGTAACAAAGTCAGTGAGAATCCGGTAGAAAAAGGAAGCAGACAGAAACGTACATGTTCAAATTGGGCGGTGTAGGAGCCCTTGACATCGCAGAGAGGTGGATAGTCCTGTACAATGCCCGCCGAGACCAGGTTGTTCAGGCCCAGCAGATACTTGTCCTGGCCCAGCCGGTCCAGGTACCGCCGACAGAAGGGCAGGGTGCCGAAGTTCTTGTTGATCACGGTCAGCAGATTCTTGGCCGACGAGAGGCGCAGAGGCACGTTAGGGGCATCTGGTGTCCGAGCGTAGTGCGAGGTTTCCATCTATTAACAACGTCACTAAATTGATCCAAAATGAGTAGGTAGGGCACCAGCTGACATCTTCCCGCACGTAGCCCTTGCCGGTACTACCGAATGTCTCGATGGCAAAgacctctccctcctccatcttcgtctgATCGGTGCTCTTGACAATAGGCACACTCTTGCCGCCGTGGATAACGTGCTGGTCGATGTTATGTCCGTTGAGGTTGCGAATGCACTTGACCGGATGCATGGTGCCATTCAACTCGACCTCGTAGCTCTCCATCGCCTCTTGGATAGCCGCACCAATATCGCTCATGCGGACGTCAATTCCAGCTTCCTAGAGACGGGTAAGAAATATAAAGGACAGATGGGATGAAAAACAGAACATACCCGAATACCAGTGTTGGTAGCATCCTTGACGGCTGCCAGCAGCGGATCATACACCGGATCAAACGACATGGTAAACGCGCTGTCGACAATGCGACCGTTCAGCTGCGCCCCGAAATCCACCTTCATCACATCCCCTTGCTGCAGGACCATCTTGTTGCCCGCGTTCGGGGTATAGTGCGCCGCGCAGTGGTTGATGCTCAGACCGCAGGGGAAACCCATGCCGCCCTTAAGATTATCGCCCTCCTCCAGACCCGGGTGGCCGGTCAAGGCGCGCACCGCGTCCTCAATGCCCTCCGCAATCTCCGTCAGAGTCTGGCCGGGGCGGATATTCTTCTGTGCGTACTGGCGAACCTGGCGGTGGACCTCGGCGCCCTGGCGGTACTCCTGGAGGAAATCATTGTTCATGCGATCGAGGTAGCGTTTTTCCTCGTTGGTGGTGCGGTAGGCGTTCTCGTTCAAGTATTCGACGATCTCGCCTTCGGGATACTGGTTGTTCGGGAACAGGTTGGACACGGGCACCCGTGGCGGAGAGCTCTGGACCTTGGCaccggccttcttcttcttcttgggcttacgcttcttcttctttttggcGGCTGCCCAATTTGTTAGTTGGGGTTGGTCGTGTGGGTGGGGTGAAACAGCGGAAGGCGGGGGAAGAATGGAACAATATAATTCGGGACACTATCAACGCATCAACTCACCTCCGGTCGCTCCGGCATCTGGAGCAGcgtcgccttcttcttggtcatcGTCGGAGTCGTCCTCTGCTTCGCCCGGAGCGGCTGCCGCGGCATCCGTTTTGGCGGCGCCGTTCTGGCCGTTCACTGCAGATCCGGGGGTCAGTCACACAGCAGGCGAGCGACAGAGAAGAATGTCTCACggtccagctgttccagcTTCTCGCTAGCCTGAGCTGCCATTGCTGCTGGAGTCGGGGATAGATTGTCAAGgatgggaagggaaggaggtgaagaagaaatggaagaagtggagagGGACGGAAGATTTTGCGATAAGATAACCGGATCCTTAAGTATGAATGAGGATAGACTTGGTAATGACAGACCTATAATCACCTATTGAGAATTATGAAAAAAACTATCATGACAAAGATGGTGTAAAAGAGCTAAGTAGAGGAATTAATCCAATAATTGTTCGTCACAGAGCTCCAATCTCATATCACCTTGGCTGTGGGACAAGAGTAGAGCAAAGCAGATTAAGATACAAACATTACGAATATGAAAGCGTTATGCTGAAGGTAAACCCATAAGTTATAGCCGTTGTTGAAACGAAATTATACCATATAAAATAACCCAAGCCCTCAATTCTATAAAATGTCTCATGCTTTACTTCCATATGGTTTATCATCCTCCGGAACATATGGCGTTTCGTAAGGGCGCTCGGCCTGTGGGGTAATCCGTGCCAAATGGCGACGCTCACCAGTAGTCCAGTCAACAATTGCAGAGTGGGCAGTGACACGGTTCTATGCACTTATTAGACACTGAATCTGTCATTGACTTATTGAAGAATTCACTTACATCCCAAACAACAACAGTTCCTGGAGCATATCGGACCCGGGCCTGGTAGTCAATGCCGCGGCCTACATGAGCCAACAAAAATCCCAGCAGGGCATCGCTCTCCTCTTTTTTGAGTCCCAAAATGCTGCGAGTGACTTCTCGTTGCGTTAGTTCAAGCACTGTAAAGGAGTGGGGAAGTGTACGTACAACCACCATTGACGAAGAGCGCTTTCTCGCCAGTCACCGGATGGGTCCGGACAATAGGATGCTCGCTCTTCACCGGCTCGCGTCTCACAACTCCTCCACGCTTCAAGCTGAATTCAGCCTGTTCAACTCCAGAATTCACGGCTTTTAGACCATGCAGTCTCTCTTTGATTGCTGGAGAAAGCCGCCTGTAGGCTTCAACCTGGTTTACAAAAGCGGTATCACCACCGACTTCCGGACCGTCAAGCAGGTACAAGAACGTAGTACCAGGTGGCTGCTCCTCATATGTAACATCCGAATGCCATGCAACGCTGCTATTCTTTGCTGCGAGTTACTCGTCATATTTCCACGCATTATTGTTCCGGTGAACAAGGTGGATTTCAGGATAACCCTCTGGTGATCCGCTCGTGGGGTGGATATGATGCCGGCCAAAGTAGCCTCCGAAATCGAGGGCTTCTTGGATCGGCAAATCCGCAAAGTCTTGATCTCTAAAGGCAACGACCTTTCGTTGGGCGACAAGGAGAGCGAGCTGGTCCTTTCCGGCGGGAGTGAGTTTGCTCAGCTGGACACCTGTGACTTCGGAGCCGATGGTTGGAGTGAGCTTTTGAATCTTAGAGCCCTCCACCAGCAGGTCTTTGAAGGAGGGATCGGCATCCTTCCCGTGTTCAACATGAGTGAAGGGTTCAAGAGGAGGGTATttctcgtcatcatcccAAGTAGGGAGGTAGTTTGGATACTATGCAATTTTCGAGGTTAGTTATACGTGGGGAAATTACAGGTTCAATCATGACCTACACTAGCAGTGgtttttcctccttcctcatcaAGGATTCTTCTTACATTGGACTTTGTCTCGTTCTTTCCAGGATCAGCCTTGACAGGGACGACGACCTCTGTGGCAGGCGATTCGGCAATAATAGATGGCGCCATGTTTGTGTTCGTAAATGAATATGGATGGACTGAGTTGAGTGAGTTGTATGAATTATCCTATGGTGACCTTGAGCAGCCTCTGGCTTAAATATACGTCCttgccatcttcgtctgcCTCCGCGTCATTTCATCTCAGAATTACGTACACAGTCTGTCACAGGCCATATATATGCGGTATCACCAATCATTTCATGATAGGGTTTGCTTTacgaggtggacgaggagcggTTCGCAAACGTACTCTtgcccctccatctccgtgtGCCGTGATATCCGTATGATCCATTGATACTCATTTAGGGACTTTGGATATCTGATTTTCTGGCATATTCGAGTCAACATCTTTACAGGTTGTGATTCCTTAGAACGAATAAAATATATCCGTGAGTCGCGTAGCTGAGCGCATAATGTAGAACCAGCATTGTCGTGAAGCGAACATGGAATTGTGAATGGAAAGGGAGGAAACATTACGTGCTATCAATGACAATAACGTCATGTAGTTGCTTATGGTTGGTGATAGGACGAGCACTCTTAGATACATTAATGGTATTGTATGGCGTGATATGATGCCAACAACAACCTCGCGGCCGCTTGGTAAGGAAGAAATATCCGTGCGTTCATTGCAGAAACGTAGGAATCACATACTACTAACACTAGTGTCCTTTATTAGGTGAAGTGACAACACTTGCAGGGCCGTGGAAATGATCCTTGCAGGTCTCTCTATACGCAACGTGCTATTCGCCTACCTCTCCCGCCTGTTCAGCTTGACGTGGCATGCTCCCGGGTTCATATTGAACCTCTCAATAAAAGGTAACTCGTCCTGCAAGAGTTCCACCTCGTATCTGTTTACCACGGTTGCGACGACCTTGGTAAGCTCAATCATAGCTAGATTCCTCCCAACGCAGCCCCTGCCGCCGATCGAGAATGGCTGGACGTATTCCTTGAGATTGGGCAATTGCTTCTCGTCGAACCATCTGTCAGGGTCAAATTTGTCGGCGTTGGGAAAGAGATCCGGATGTCTGTTGAGCTCCAGAATCGGGGCGGAGACGGTGACGCCGCCGGGGATGAAATGGCCACAGATGGTTGCTCCTTGGGCTGGCGTCGCGCGCGGAAGGCCAATAGCGACAGGAGGGCGAAGGCGCAGCGACTCATCAATGCACGCCCGGAGATAGGGGGACGCCATGAGCTTGTCGAACTCTGGTGTGGTCTCGTCCGCAGCCATGATGCCCTCGAGCTCCCGGCGAAGCTTGCGGAGCGCTATCGGGTGTTTCGCTAGCAGGAATATTGTGTTTGTCAGTCCGCTGGACGTGGTGTCGCTTCCGGCGTTGAGCATGATGCCTGCTTCCGCGACCTGTTCGCCGTAAGGCATCGGAGAGCTCTGGCTCTTGGAGGTTTCTTCAAGTTTGGAGAAAAAGTCGAACCGGTCTCCTTTACCAGACTTGATGCGCATATTCGCCTTATAAGTGCACATAGCTCCGAAGTCACGCAGTGAGTTAGCTCCATGGGCGCGAATGAGGCCGAAGACATTCTTGATGAGAGAGGCAAGACCTGGCCTGGCGTGGCCCATGAAAGCAGCATACGTAGTTGCATCGTGGAACGTCTGGACGATCTTGACGGAATAGGTCGAGCCGTCTTGTCTCTCGCAGAACGTGAGGTCgtcgcctttctccagaaAGCCGAATGGTTCCGAAAATGCTAGGCTGGAAATGGCATCGAATGTAAAGAGATTGAACCAGTACCTGATGTCAAGATCCTGGGCCACCCTCTTGTCCAGCGCCGTGACAAGCTCAGTGAGGACTCGGTTGATAACTTCTTCCATGGTCAAAACGTACTTGTGGCTGAAAACGTGGCTCAtgattcttctcttcctcgagtGCTCGGCTCGGTCAATTGAATTGGCAATGTCATGGTAGCCGCCAGCGATGTTTTCATAATAAGGGGCCTTTATTATGGCAGATCCATGCCCATAAATGTCTTTCAAGGCTCGCGGGTCTGTGAATGAGACATGATGGGGCTGGATTCGCACAACCGGCCCAAGGCGGCGGTGCGCATTGTGTATTGCCTTGTACCGGTTGTTTGTCCAGTGATATCGGAGAGCCCACAAGTCTGAAAAGCCAGCAATACCAGGAGAAGGGAAGCGCCGGAGATTCTTTGAGTCCACTATATATTCAAAAATGGGATAGAAGAGCAGGAAAAGGGTGGTCCCTGCCGCAATGAAGAGTATAAGCGCCATGGTGATGCTGTTTGTGTCGCCTTGGCGAAGCCACAAGAAGGCTTTGTGTCAAGAATTTGGCAGTAGCCCTGACCCGGAAGAGTGAAGGTCTACTTTATGATCAAAGTGATCGCGAAAAGTTCAACTTCAAATAACGGCCAAAGAATATGGTATCATTTTCCTCGTCATTCCATCTGTCACCATACTTGTACGCTTGTCCCACGCACCAAGCCCACCCATCCAGTTAGTAGAACAGACATATTCGTCCCCAGAACTTCTGCGGTCGGCGGGACATCTCGCCGCGGGATGCTCCATGACGTTAGAAGACCGCGACGATGCGTGATTCCGGGGGCTTCACAGTGTTAGTTTCCCCATG from Penicillium psychrofluorescens genome assembly, chromosome: 5 carries:
- a CDS encoding uncharacterized protein (ID:PFLUO_008156-T1.cds;~source:funannotate); this encodes MPAVGDQHRSNPGCITMPNAPASTTNNPFEEPQRRMSEYTAQEIATLQARLDKKLGPEYISSRPGAAGTKVHYLAADKCINLANEVFGFNGWSSSIQNVQIDFVEENPNTGKINLGLSVIVRVTLRDGTFHEDIGYGHIENCKGKAAGFEKAKKEGTTDALKRTLRNFGNVLGNCIYDKDYVSKVTKVKAAPARWDIDDLHRHPDYAPVKKDPAPPMKREPVPQNRLQEDDDLPPPPRLAGTGSRSNAESNVIFEADGEFGSDVFDEADFVVTNTDNPDEITIDPDANRRQQPPTPLNGPGAQRGPPGRFDAAAVTPSKPDRWSAAGAAARLPPPGPQNARQNPPAIPDQSAAQRRPTPGLANAGPSAAPQPRPPQNTNAQPPATREPGPAVNQDMRPPQSTPSTGFYSARAVDLLRDNPSGAPPAAAPQFDPHAESPSIRKTAGVDHTKSVPISKPMLTGGSPSGSSSRDFINPAADMQRRVGAPGGVPGGGVGSPVHRGPSTSSYRPLTRPNIDARNSPGPAAAMTRGGSVPPPPQNMNANGKRPPLSDVTNANASPGSHPPPADPPAPGPNDPKRPRVSDTAPQQQQQQ
- a CDS encoding uncharacterized protein (ID:PFLUO_008157-T1.cds;~source:funannotate), with protein sequence MASDLDQLIEMGFDKERAQLAVSKAGGLQGALEWLETNQDKSLEEIKAEQADDEEGPALQPGEEARSLVCNDCGKKFRSQAQAEFHASKSQHVDFSESTEDIAPLTEEQKKERLEELRQKLAEKRAVQSEQDKADKKRNEEIRRKSTKESQAAKEELERKQQMKEAAAKKREKLEEVEAKKRIKAKIEADKEERRLKAERERAERAGVAPPPPPAAAPAPTTSGPVASKPASAYTETRMRFQTSKGNVMKTFPVTTTLFEVAAALKQDEGLDVQSFTQNFPKKVFDAEYFGESLKELGLVPSASLVIQ
- a CDS encoding uncharacterized protein (ID:PFLUO_008158-T1.cds;~source:funannotate), whose amino-acid sequence is MSMEIDPPELSFKRPFNHEVCQVLHLSNLNEEAVVFKVKTTAPKHYCVRPNSGRIEPGKSVDVQVLLQAMKEEPALDAKCKDKFLVQSVSVTRDMEFANVTSIFEKTPKTSVVERKIRVTWLQSDATSGSGAGETIDEDLPAYNSPGGDFETPAPGLSTKKSTDDTSPLPPPNFTEKPIKTESSPQPSQEGFIATAKSAVASIPQSSSEMQAQLSDAREQIQRLKDRLADQGLRQRKTGGEAGGSAPPAMMRQQNSQSTSGVPLQIVAGLCLISFLIAYFFF
- a CDS encoding uncharacterized protein (ID:PFLUO_008159-T1.cds;~source:funannotate); the protein is MSAIETASPHLRVSAKTSPSTTSASQPTSTRIPPPQASAVDDHFFWTYTEEPHRSRRQAIIKAHPEVTKLCGPEPLTKYVVLAVVSTQLTCAYLLRNTSILDWRFLATAYLIGATANQNLFLAIHEISHNLAFRSALANRLLAIFANLPIGLPYSAAFRPYHLTHHKSLGVTGLDTDLPTALEAFFLNSVLGKTFFCTFQILFYAVRPMFIYSPPFTSIHLLNLAVQLSFDYVLTQVSGGSLQPLLYLVASSFLAGSLHPCAGHFIAEHYFFSKAQGGGTESLSELKTASAAAGKCAPEHPLDSLPPPETYSYYGPLNILTYNVGLHNEHHDFPAIPWTRLYALHEMAREFYEPLPCHRSWVWVIWTFILDKNVGPWCRVKRAQGGRVVGGGGGNSTKKNGTDGRGGEGISAASAGPAGEEGDGWKESEIQC
- a CDS encoding uncharacterized protein (ID:PFLUO_008160-T1.cds;~source:funannotate), with the protein product MAAQASEKLEQLDLNGQNGAAKTDAAAAAPGEAEDDSDDDQEEGDAAPDAGATGAAKKKKKRKPKKKKKAGAKVQSSPPRVPVSNLFPNNQYPEGEIVEYLNENAYRTTNEEKRYLDRMNNDFLQEYRQGAEVHRQVRQYAQKNIRPGQTLTEIAEGIEDAVRALTGHPGLEEGDNLKGGMGFPCGLSINHCAAHYTPNAGNKMVLQQGDVMKVDFGAQLNGRIVDSAFTMSFDPVYDPLLAAVKDATNTGIREAGIDVRMSDIGAAIQEAMESYEVELNGTMHPVKCIRNLNGHNIDQHVIHGGKSVPIVKSTDQTKMEEGEVFAIETFGSTGKGYVREDMETSHYARTPDAPNVPLRLSSAKNLLTVINKNFGTLPFCRRYLDRLGQDKYLLGLNNLVSAGIVQDYPPLCDVKGSYTAQFEHTLVLRPNVKEVISRGDDY